The Cervus elaphus chromosome 22, mCerEla1.1, whole genome shotgun sequence genome has a window encoding:
- the LOC122680509 gene encoding natural killer cells antigen CD94-like produces the protein MSEEVVTYTNWPFQPSSQPQRSQRLETTKRKDHPTPLSSWKYVAVFLCIICLGLLLSVGYLVTELNKKPFQPEGCPGNSSSNKEANKIVVWKYPTCSNNWHQYGENCYYFSRNSIPWKECHHFCTDLHSGFLKLNTEEEMNFITKLSKMQCGLQKEKFPISLHYSTKQLNWVWLDDTKLTLDKLQLPGHENANNKCAHIKYGQIIAEDCHSSGYCICKKTIYSD, from the exons ATGAGTGAAGAAGTTGTAACTTACACCAATTGGCCATTTCAACCATCATCTCAGCCACAGAGAAGCCAAAGACTTGAAACTACCAAGAGAAAAG ATCACCCTACTCCACTTTCTTCATGGAAATATGTTGCTGTGTTTCTGTGCATCATTTGCCTGGGGCTTCTTCTGTCTGTTGGATACTTGGTCACTGAGT TGAATAAGAAGCCATTTCAACCAGAAGGATGTCCAGGAAATAGCTCCTCCAACAAGGAAGCAAATAAAATAG tagTTTGGAAATACCCTACTTGTTCAAACAACTGGCATCAGTATGGAGAAAACTGCTACTATTTTTCAAGAAACagtattccttggaaggaatgtcACCATTTTTGCACTGATTTACATTCTGGATTTCTTAAGTTGAATACTGAAGAAGAGATG AATTTTATAACAAAATTGTCAAAAATGCAATGCGGtttgcaaaaagaaaagtttCCAATTAGCTTACACTACAgcactaagcaactgaactgggTTTGGCTAGATGATACAAAACTTACCCTGGACAA gcttCAACTTCCAGGACATGAGAATGCTAATAATAAATGTGCACACATAAAATACGGCCAGATAATTGCTGAAGATTGCCATAGTAGTGGTTATTGTATCTGTAAGAAGACAATATATTCAGATTAG